From one Streptomyces sp. R41 genomic stretch:
- a CDS encoding pyridoxal phosphate-dependent aminotransferase: MGEISRTSRAGTIPPSCLHEVFRAAEDRERATGRPVIKLHVGEPYFPPPREVALAVEHAVHHGQTAYTSAEGMSALREALAVKLETENGHRTSPDRVFVTPGSCQGLAALFQSLANRGDELLLPELHWPIHLQQVLLAGFRPVFYALGPGYRPRLDAIRAAITPRTRAVLINSPANPTGAVLGTELMEGILELAREHDLQIISDEAYEHFVYEGEHVSFASLEHGLPERERRVFSTFTFSKSLAMTGYRLGYVVTPNAAAAHALRVVQEASIIGPSTPVQYAGLTALKARDSARENARMVRANRDRALPALRDAGLLGELPQGGWYAVLDLGPVGVDADTFAAGLLEKYDVGVAPAAGFALRPVVSDDGRILSADPAPDSRTLVRLAFCGDPAELDTGVERLLAHAAELRSRGGDP; encoded by the coding sequence ATGGGTGAAATATCCCGGACATCCCGGGCCGGCACCATCCCACCGTCGTGCCTGCACGAGGTCTTCCGCGCCGCGGAGGACCGCGAGCGGGCCACGGGGCGGCCGGTCATCAAACTCCACGTCGGGGAGCCCTACTTCCCGCCGCCGCGCGAGGTCGCCCTGGCCGTGGAACACGCCGTGCACCACGGCCAGACCGCCTACACCTCCGCGGAGGGCATGTCCGCGCTGCGCGAGGCGCTCGCGGTCAAACTGGAGACGGAGAACGGTCACCGCACCAGCCCCGACCGGGTGTTCGTCACCCCGGGCTCCTGCCAGGGACTCGCCGCGCTCTTCCAGTCCCTGGCCAACCGGGGCGACGAACTGCTGCTGCCCGAACTCCACTGGCCCATCCACCTCCAGCAGGTCCTGCTGGCCGGCTTCCGGCCCGTGTTCTACGCGCTCGGGCCCGGCTACCGGCCCCGCCTGGACGCGATCCGCGCCGCCATCACCCCCCGCACCCGCGCCGTGCTCATCAACTCCCCGGCCAACCCGACCGGCGCGGTTCTCGGCACGGAGCTGATGGAGGGCATCCTGGAGCTGGCGCGGGAGCACGACCTGCAGATCATCAGCGACGAAGCCTACGAGCACTTCGTGTACGAGGGCGAGCACGTGTCCTTCGCCTCCCTGGAACACGGCCTGCCCGAGCGCGAACGCCGCGTCTTCAGCACCTTCACCTTCTCCAAGAGCCTCGCCATGACGGGCTACCGGCTGGGGTACGTGGTGACCCCGAACGCGGCGGCCGCCCACGCCCTGCGCGTGGTGCAGGAGGCGAGCATCATCGGCCCCTCGACCCCGGTCCAGTACGCCGGGCTCACCGCGCTCAAGGCACGCGACAGCGCCCGGGAGAACGCCCGGATGGTGCGGGCCAACCGGGACCGCGCGCTGCCCGCGCTGCGCGACGCCGGCCTGCTCGGGGAACTCCCGCAGGGCGGCTGGTACGCCGTACTCGACCTCGGCCCCGTCGGGGTGGACGCGGACACCTTCGCCGCGGGGCTGCTGGAGAAGTACGACGTCGGGGTGGCACCGGCCGCCGGATTCGCGCTGCGCCCCGTGGTGTCGGACGACGGCCGGATCCTCTCCGCCGACCCCGCGCCGGACAGCAGGACCCTGGTCCGGCTGGCGTTCTGCGGCGACCCCGCGGAACTCGACACCGGGGTCGAGCGGCTCCTCGCCCACGCCGCCGAACTCCGGTCCCGGGGCGGGGACCCGTGA
- a CDS encoding tryptophan 2,3-dioxygenase family protein — MTGPDYAGYLRLERLLSLQVPLRPADDDTATGSAELFFIVAHQTSELWLAQALRDLDAATEALTDGGRPGGADGIESALEYLARVAEVVRILEDTVRLLERLPVRRFAAFRPHLGTASGAQSQGFHALEVRLGTADDDESPLYRAFLKALAARGTSVEEVCALGAAGAGPSHRLAETLLDIGYRFWHWKLAHLALVDRTVGGLAGTGGTTGAAHLASRVRMPFPELRAVREGLHRQEEPHGRTKPAACPHAPS, encoded by the coding sequence GTGACCGGCCCCGACTACGCGGGCTATCTGCGCCTGGAGCGGCTGCTGTCGCTCCAGGTGCCGCTGCGCCCCGCCGACGACGACACCGCCACCGGCTCGGCCGAGCTGTTCTTCATCGTGGCCCACCAGACCAGCGAACTCTGGCTCGCCCAGGCCCTGCGCGACCTGGACGCCGCGACCGAGGCGCTCACCGACGGCGGCCGGCCGGGCGGGGCGGACGGCATCGAGTCCGCGCTGGAGTATCTCGCCCGAGTCGCCGAGGTGGTGCGCATCCTGGAGGACACCGTACGGCTTCTGGAGCGGCTGCCGGTCCGGCGGTTCGCCGCGTTCCGGCCCCACCTGGGCACCGCCAGCGGGGCCCAGTCGCAGGGCTTCCACGCACTGGAGGTCAGACTCGGGACGGCCGACGACGACGAGAGCCCGCTGTACCGGGCCTTCCTCAAGGCGCTCGCCGCCCGGGGCACCAGCGTGGAGGAGGTCTGCGCACTCGGCGCGGCCGGCGCGGGCCCGTCCCACCGGCTCGCCGAGACCCTGCTCGACATCGGCTACCGCTTCTGGCACTGGAAGCTGGCCCACCTCGCCCTGGTGGACCGCACGGTGGGCGGTCTGGCCGGCACGGGCGGCACCACGGGCGCGGCCCATCTGGCGAGCCGCGTCCGCATGCCCTTCCCCGAGCTGAGGGCCGTCCGCGAGGGGCTGCACAGACAGGAAGAGCCGCACGGGCGGACGAAGCCCGCCGCCTGCCCGCACGCCCCCTCGTGA
- a CDS encoding serine/threonine-protein kinase — protein MLSNGEADAGSFQPLEDGDPQVAGGYRLVARLGAGGMGRVYLSHTPGGRAVAVKVIRPELAENAEFRKRFQAEVAAASRVHGLYTAPVVDSDTEGSMPWCATAYVPGPSLADAVHDHGPLPVDTVLRLIAGVAEALQAVHREGIVHRDLKPSNVLLAADGPRVIDFGVARAADATSVTQSGTALGTVAYMAPEQVLGAEAAPSADVFALGQTAVFAATGGAAFGDGDPHAVLYRVVHEQPDLSHVPGEISELVSWCLRKPAAERPSVEEVIRSVSTIQARRGDAARFTSGAWLPGELAAGIAARTEEAHQAMAGAAPGTHGPGGSGPTPGGFGPAPGGSGQTPGGFGPAVAYSPTSPSHAALPGPFVMGSPAAPGAYTPPPWPQPQEPAAAQTSSVATAREGRRARVWMVAAAAVVLVACGATAALLLVPGDGDKSDDRAQEVAASRSARTAGTSPSTSDSPSATASKKPRVAKSALPPSPSGPPTPTRAATSAPASAASSEPSAPKAPAPVTYSGIRMTASHDLYLGDTPVRAKADTGSSDEDLTYAVYSSGAVLAPGTTSGSSLAPLPVGRQGSLDVCKAATGYKSYLWVKDLTVGQQMCVISGTGHVGLVTYRGSSGTTYATLDVKVWRNAA, from the coding sequence GTGTTGAGCAACGGTGAGGCCGACGCGGGCAGTTTCCAGCCGCTGGAGGACGGCGATCCACAAGTCGCGGGCGGCTACCGGCTGGTGGCGAGGCTCGGGGCCGGCGGTATGGGGCGGGTCTACCTCTCGCACACGCCGGGCGGGCGGGCCGTCGCGGTCAAGGTGATCCGGCCGGAGCTGGCCGAGAACGCCGAGTTCCGCAAGCGGTTCCAGGCAGAGGTGGCGGCGGCGAGCCGGGTGCACGGGCTCTATACGGCTCCGGTCGTGGACAGCGACACCGAGGGGTCCATGCCGTGGTGTGCGACCGCTTATGTACCGGGGCCGTCCCTCGCCGATGCGGTGCACGACCACGGGCCACTGCCCGTCGACACCGTACTGCGGCTGATCGCCGGTGTCGCCGAGGCACTGCAGGCGGTGCATCGCGAGGGCATCGTGCATCGGGACCTCAAGCCGTCGAACGTGCTGCTCGCCGCCGACGGGCCACGCGTCATCGACTTCGGTGTCGCGCGGGCCGCGGATGCCACGTCGGTGACGCAGAGCGGTACGGCCCTCGGCACGGTCGCCTATATGGCGCCGGAGCAGGTGCTCGGCGCGGAGGCCGCGCCCTCGGCCGACGTGTTCGCGCTGGGGCAGACCGCCGTGTTCGCGGCGACGGGCGGTGCCGCCTTCGGGGACGGGGACCCGCATGCGGTGCTCTACCGGGTGGTGCACGAGCAACCCGACCTCAGCCATGTGCCGGGGGAGATAAGCGAGTTGGTTTCCTGGTGTCTGCGCAAGCCCGCCGCCGAGCGGCCTTCCGTCGAGGAGGTCATTCGCTCCGTATCGACGATCCAGGCGCGTCGTGGTGACGCTGCGCGGTTCACGTCCGGGGCGTGGCTGCCGGGGGAGCTGGCGGCGGGGATCGCGGCTCGGACCGAAGAGGCCCATCAGGCCATGGCGGGAGCGGCTCCGGGCACTCACGGTCCCGGCGGTTCCGGGCCGACGCCCGGCGGTTTCGGACCGGCGCCCGGCGGTTCCGGGCAAACGCCCGGCGGTTTCGGGCCCGCGGTGGCCTACTCCCCCACCTCGCCGTCCCATGCTGCGCTGCCCGGGCCGTTTGTGATGGGGTCTCCGGCCGCGCCGGGTGCATACACTCCGCCCCCGTGGCCGCAGCCCCAGGAGCCGGCCGCCGCGCAGACCTCCTCGGTGGCCACGGCCCGCGAGGGCCGCAGGGCGCGGGTCTGGATGGTGGCTGCGGCCGCCGTCGTGCTCGTCGCCTGCGGGGCGACCGCCGCGCTGCTGCTCGTCCCGGGGGACGGCGACAAGAGCGACGACCGTGCGCAGGAAGTGGCCGCGTCGCGGTCGGCCCGGACCGCCGGGACGTCGCCGTCGACGTCCGACTCCCCGTCCGCCACGGCCTCGAAGAAGCCCAGAGTCGCCAAGTCCGCGCTGCCTCCCAGCCCTTCGGGGCCCCCGACGCCCACGCGGGCCGCGACCTCGGCTCCCGCGAGTGCCGCGTCCAGCGAGCCCTCGGCCCCGAAGGCACCTGCCCCGGTGACGTATTCGGGGATCAGGATGACCGCCAGCCACGACCTGTATCTGGGGGACACCCCGGTGCGGGCCAAGGCGGACACGGGGAGCTCCGACGAGGATCTGACGTACGCCGTCTACTCCTCGGGCGCGGTTCTCGCCCCCGGCACCACGTCCGGCAGCTCACTTGCCCCGCTGCCGGTGGGACGGCAGGGCAGCCTGGACGTGTGCAAGGCGGCGACCGGCTACAAGAGTTACCTCTGGGTCAAGGACCTCACGGTCGGTCAGCAGATGTGCGTCATCAGCGGGACGGGGCACGTGGGGCTCGTGACGTATCGGGGCTCGTCCGGGACGACGTACGCCACCTTGGACGTGAAGGTGTGGCGTAACGCGGCCTAG
- a CDS encoding helix-turn-helix domain-containing protein, with product MADDYLVRIGKLIRDARQHRGWTQSQLAEALGTSQSAVNRIERGNQNISLEMIARIGEALDSEIVSLGYAGPMHLRVVGGRRLSGSIDVKTSKNACVALLCATLLNKGRTVLRRVARIEEVYRLLEVLGSIGVRTRWINDGVDLEIVPPSELEMEAIDAEAARRTRSIIMFLGPLLHRMDHFKLPYAGGCDLGTRTIEPHMIALRRFGLDITATEGLYHAQVDRSVSPGRPIVLTERGDTVTENALLAAARHDGVTVIRNASSNYMVQDLCFFLEALGVRVEGIGTTTLTVHGVPNIDVDVDYSPSEDPVEAMSLLAAAVVTESELTVCRVPIEFLEIELAVLEEMGLDHDRTAEYFADNGRTRLVDLTVRPSKLEAPIDKIHPMPFPGLNIDNVPFFAAIAASAQGKTLIHDWVYDNRAIYLTDLNRLGGRLQLLDPHRVLVEGPTRWRAAEMMCPPALRPAVVVLLAMMAADGTSVLRNVYVINRGYEDLAERLNTIGAQIEIFRDI from the coding sequence ATGGCAGACGACTACCTCGTACGCATCGGCAAGCTCATCCGTGACGCCCGGCAGCACCGGGGCTGGACACAGTCGCAACTTGCCGAGGCGCTCGGCACCAGTCAGAGCGCCGTCAATCGCATCGAGCGCGGCAACCAAAACATCAGCCTTGAGATGATCGCCCGAATCGGTGAAGCCCTGGACAGTGAAATCGTCTCTCTGGGCTATGCGGGTCCGATGCATCTGCGCGTCGTCGGCGGACGTCGTCTGTCCGGCTCGATCGACGTCAAGACCAGCAAGAACGCGTGCGTGGCGCTGCTGTGCGCGACGCTCCTGAACAAGGGGCGCACGGTGCTGCGCCGCGTCGCCCGCATCGAAGAGGTGTACCGCCTTCTGGAGGTGCTCGGTTCGATCGGCGTCCGCACCCGGTGGATCAATGACGGTGTCGACCTGGAGATCGTGCCCCCGAGCGAGCTGGAGATGGAGGCCATCGACGCGGAGGCGGCCCGCCGCACCCGCTCGATCATCATGTTCCTCGGTCCGCTGCTGCACCGTATGGACCACTTCAAGCTGCCGTACGCGGGCGGTTGCGACCTCGGCACGCGCACGATCGAGCCGCACATGATCGCGCTGCGCCGCTTCGGTCTCGACATCACCGCCACCGAAGGGCTCTACCACGCGCAGGTGGACCGCTCGGTCTCCCCCGGCCGCCCGATCGTGCTGACCGAGCGCGGCGACACGGTGACCGAGAACGCGCTGCTCGCCGCCGCCCGCCACGACGGCGTGACCGTCATCCGCAACGCGTCCTCCAACTACATGGTCCAGGACCTGTGCTTCTTCCTGGAGGCCCTGGGCGTACGGGTCGAGGGCATCGGCACGACCACGCTCACCGTGCACGGCGTGCCGAACATCGACGTCGACGTGGACTACTCGCCCTCCGAGGACCCGGTCGAGGCGATGAGCCTGCTCGCCGCCGCGGTGGTCACCGAGTCCGAGCTGACGGTGTGCCGGGTGCCGATCGAGTTCCTGGAGATCGAGCTCGCGGTCCTGGAGGAGATGGGCCTCGACCACGACCGCACGGCCGAGTACTTCGCCGACAACGGCCGTACCCGCCTTGTCGACCTGACTGTCCGGCCCTCCAAGCTGGAGGCGCCGATCGACAAGATCCACCCGATGCCGTTCCCCGGCCTGAACATCGACAACGTCCCGTTCTTCGCGGCCATCGCGGCCTCCGCGCAGGGCAAGACGCTGATCCACGACTGGGTCTACGACAACCGGGCGATCTACCTCACGGACCTCAACCGCCTCGGCGGCCGGCTGCAGTTGCTGGATCCGCACCGCGTCCTTGTCGAGGGCCCGACCCGCTGGCGGGCCGCCGAGATGATGTGCCCGCCCGCGCTGCGGCCCGCCGTGGTCGTCCTGCTGGCCATGATGGCGGCCGACGGCACGTCCGTCCTGCGGAACGTGTACGTCATCAACCGCGGCTACGAGGACCTCGCCGAGCGGCTCAACACGATCGGCGCGCAGATCGAGATCTTCCGGGACATCTGA
- a CDS encoding DUF4236 domain-containing protein: MPLTFRKSFRILPGVRLNINRRSWSITTGGRHGPRRTHSSTGRRTTSMDLPGPFGWRRTTRRRGR; the protein is encoded by the coding sequence ATGCCACTCACGTTCCGCAAGAGTTTCCGCATCCTTCCCGGCGTGCGGCTCAACATCAACCGCCGATCGTGGTCCATCACCACGGGCGGGCGGCACGGGCCACGGCGCACGCACAGCAGCACCGGGCGCCGGACGACGTCGATGGATCTGCCTGGTCCGTTCGGATGGCGGCGGACGACGCGGCGGCGGGGGCGGTGA
- the acnA gene encoding aconitate hydratase AcnA, translating to MSANSFDARSTLQVGDESYEIFRLDKVEGSARLPYSLKVLLENLLRTEDGANITADHIRALGSWDSQAQPSQEIQFTPARVIMQDFTGVPCVVDLATMREAVKALGGDPAKINPLAPAELVIDHSVIADKFGTNEAFAQNVELEYGRNKERYQFLRWGQTAFDEFKVVPPGTGIVHQVNIEHLARTVMVRGGQAYPDTLVGTDSHTTMVNGLGVLGWGVGGIEAEAAMLGQPVSMLIPRVVGFKLTGELTPGTTATDLVLTITEMLRKHGVVGKFVEFYGEGVAATSLANRATIGNMSPEFGSTAAIFPIDDETIKYLKLTGRSEQQLALVEAYAKEQGLWLDPAAEPDFSEKLELDLSTVVPSIAGPKRPQDRIVLANAAEQFKQDVRNYVDTVDEAGQESFPASDAPAIHPNGAPSNPVQVTAPDGSTYTIDHGAVTVAAITSCTNTSNPYVMVAAALVAKKAVEKGLTRKPWVKTTLAPGSKVVTDYFDKAGLTPYLDKVGFNLVGYGCTTCIGNSGPLPEEVSKAVNDHDLAVTSVLSGNRNFEGRINPDVKMNYLASPPLVVAYALAGSMKVDITKDALGTDQDGKPVYLSDIWPSEAEVNDVVANAIGEDMFNKSYQDVFAGDAQWQALPIPTGNTFEWDPQSTYVRKPPYFEGMTMETTPVSDITGARVLAKLGDSVTTDHISPAGAIKADTPAGKYLTEHGVERRDFNSYGSRRGNHEVMIRGTFANIRLRNQIAPGTEGGYTRDFTQADGPVSFIYDASRNYIEQGTPLAILAGKEYGSGSSRDWAAKGTALLGVKAVIAESYERIHRSNLIGMGVLPLQFPEGASAESLGLTGEETFSFTGVEELNNGTTPRTVKVTTDTGVEFDAVVRIDTPGEADYYRNGGIMQYVLRNLIRK from the coding sequence GTGTCGGCGAACAGCTTCGACGCCCGCAGCACGCTGCAGGTGGGCGACGAGTCGTACGAGATCTTCCGGCTGGACAAGGTGGAAGGCTCGGCTCGCCTTCCGTACAGCCTGAAGGTGCTGCTGGAGAACCTGCTCCGCACCGAGGACGGCGCGAACATCACCGCCGACCACATCCGCGCGCTCGGCTCCTGGGACTCCCAGGCGCAGCCGTCGCAGGAGATCCAGTTCACGCCCGCCCGTGTGATCATGCAGGACTTCACCGGCGTGCCCTGTGTCGTCGACCTCGCCACCATGCGTGAGGCCGTCAAGGCGCTCGGCGGCGACCCGGCGAAGATCAACCCGCTGGCCCCGGCCGAGCTGGTCATCGACCACTCCGTCATCGCCGACAAGTTCGGCACCAACGAGGCGTTCGCGCAGAACGTCGAGCTGGAGTACGGCCGCAACAAGGAGCGCTACCAGTTCCTGCGCTGGGGCCAGACCGCCTTCGACGAGTTCAAGGTCGTCCCGCCGGGCACCGGCATCGTCCACCAGGTGAACATCGAGCACCTGGCCCGTACGGTCATGGTGCGAGGCGGCCAGGCGTACCCCGACACCCTCGTCGGCACCGACTCGCACACCACCATGGTCAACGGCCTGGGTGTTCTGGGCTGGGGCGTCGGCGGTATCGAGGCCGAGGCCGCGATGCTCGGTCAGCCGGTCTCCATGCTCATCCCGCGCGTCGTCGGCTTCAAGCTCACCGGTGAGCTCACGCCCGGCACCACCGCCACGGACCTCGTGCTCACGATCACCGAGATGCTGCGCAAGCACGGCGTGGTCGGCAAGTTCGTCGAGTTCTACGGCGAGGGTGTGGCGGCGACGAGCCTCGCCAACCGCGCCACCATCGGCAACATGTCGCCGGAGTTCGGCTCCACGGCCGCGATCTTCCCGATCGACGACGAGACCATCAAGTACCTGAAGCTGACCGGCCGCAGCGAGCAGCAGCTCGCGCTCGTCGAGGCGTACGCCAAGGAGCAGGGCCTCTGGCTCGACCCGGCCGCCGAGCCCGACTTCTCCGAGAAGCTGGAGCTCGACCTCTCCACGGTCGTCCCGTCGATCGCCGGCCCGAAGCGTCCGCAGGACCGCATCGTCCTGGCCAACGCCGCCGAGCAGTTCAAGCAGGACGTCCGTAATTACGTGGACACCGTGGACGAGGCGGGCCAGGAGTCCTTCCCGGCCTCCGACGCCCCGGCCATCCACCCCAACGGCGCGCCGTCCAACCCGGTCCAGGTCACCGCCCCCGACGGCTCGACCTACACGATCGACCACGGCGCGGTGACGGTCGCGGCCATCACCTCCTGCACCAACACCTCGAACCCGTACGTCATGGTCGCCGCCGCGCTCGTCGCGAAGAAGGCCGTGGAGAAGGGCCTGACCCGCAAGCCGTGGGTCAAGACCACCCTCGCCCCGGGCTCCAAGGTCGTCACCGACTACTTCGACAAGGCGGGCCTGACCCCGTACCTCGACAAGGTCGGCTTCAACCTCGTCGGCTACGGCTGCACCACCTGCATCGGCAACTCCGGCCCGCTGCCGGAGGAGGTCTCCAAGGCCGTCAACGACCACGACCTCGCCGTCACCTCGGTGCTCTCCGGCAACCGCAACTTCGAGGGCCGGATCAACCCCGACGTCAAGATGAACTACCTGGCCTCCCCGCCGCTGGTGGTCGCGTACGCCCTCGCGGGCTCCATGAAGGTGGACATCACCAAGGACGCCCTCGGCACCGACCAGGACGGCAAGCCGGTCTACCTGTCCGACATCTGGCCCTCCGAGGCCGAGGTCAACGACGTCGTGGCGAACGCCATCGGCGAGGACATGTTCAACAAGTCCTACCAGGACGTCTTCGCGGGCGACGCCCAGTGGCAGGCGCTGCCGATCCCGACCGGCAACACCTTCGAGTGGGACCCGCAGTCCACCTACGTCCGCAAGCCCCCGTACTTCGAGGGCATGACGATGGAGACCACCCCGGTCTCGGACATCACGGGCGCCCGCGTCCTCGCCAAGCTGGGCGACTCGGTCACCACCGACCACATCTCCCCGGCCGGCGCGATCAAGGCCGACACCCCGGCGGGCAAGTACCTCACCGAGCACGGTGTCGAGCGTCGTGACTTCAACAGCTACGGCTCCCGCCGCGGCAACCACGAGGTCATGATCCGCGGTACGTTCGCCAACATCCGCCTGCGCAACCAGATCGCGCCGGGCACCGAGGGCGGCTACACCCGCGACTTCACCCAGGCCGACGGCCCGGTGTCGTTCATTTACGACGCCTCCCGCAACTACATCGAGCAGGGCACCCCGCTGGCCATCCTGGCCGGCAAGGAGTACGGCTCCGGCTCGTCCCGCGACTGGGCGGCCAAGGGCACCGCGCTCCTCGGCGTCAAGGCCGTCATCGCCGAGTCGTACGAGCGCATCCACCGCTCGAACCTCATCGGCATGGGCGTCCTGCCGCTGCAGTTCCCGGAGGGCGCCTCCGCCGAGTCCCTCGGCCTCACCGGCGAGGAGACCTTCTCCTTCACCGGCGTCGAGGAGCTGAACAACGGCACCACCCCGCGCACGGTGAAGGTCACCACCGACACCGGCGTCGAGTTCGACGCGGTCGTCCGTATCGACACCCCCGGCGAGGCGGACTACTACCGCAACGGCGGCATCATGCAGTACGTGCTGCGCAACCTGATCCGCAAGTAA